TGTCGTGTGTAAAGTTCCCTATGCACCATCAACTCCGAAATAAGTGTTTGGCGCACAAAAGTGTTATTCTTCTCTCCTTTACCAAGTAAATCGGACACGGCCCGAAACCCACAAGTACCATCACCCCCACATCTACAATCCTTTCAATGTGTTTGTAGATAAAAAATGGCATCTCATCAATATGGATAATCGGTATTGGAAGTAGTGGTTTTTTAATCAGAGGTGTAAGTGGTGGTTTTTTAATAGGCGGCGTACGAGGTGGTTTCGAAATGCGAGCTCCCTTGAAAGTACTTTTTTACGATTTTAGGGTTGGAGAATCCGAGAAACGTGAATAAAAAACTTCATGGTAAGACGGAGTGCGCTTTGTTGAACTGTTATCTTGTGTACTTTTCACTTTTTTAGGGGAACCTTCGATTTTTATCGGTTGCGAATGAAGTTTCAAATTAGTGGTTTCTGGATAGGCGATTTTTCTCAGCTGTTCTTTAATGTGCAACCTCATagtgtcatccgctttagaaaATATATCCATGATCACTTCCAACTCGGTTGTGATGATTATACTCGATGTATCGTCCTTTGTCGCACCGTAGTCATCAAATCAGAGTCTTTTCCAATAAGTGGAGACCTCGTCCATACGTATGGGAGAATTTAGCTTCATCTTTTTAGAAATGAGACAAGCACATGAAAGGCTGTAAGTTTTTCTAATTGTACATCGACACTTCAAACTATCTGGCCCCGTAATAAGTGGGTTTCAAATTTGCATATCCGAAGTGACGTTTTTTCATCCGAAACTCAACATAAATGCAAAGAAATAAGACATGAAATGAGAAAAGTTTATCTTAAATTGCAACTTACTATGCTCTATTTGATATGATAAAACACTTGAATTATTAACATTTTTCTCGAACCAATTGAAGCTTGAGTATAAAGTAACCTAggtgttattattttttaaatttttacaaTTCCATTCGACTATTGAATTATTAACATTTTTCTCGAACCAATTGAATTATTGATAGTTACACCAATTTTAAAGGCCCAATGAATATATGTATATTAAAAGATAATACTATATTAATGAttatacaataataaaataaaattattttaatgctATATTATTTTCTTGAGGAGatactaaattaaaaatattaaataaaatcaacaaatatatatacaaaaatcaTTTGGAGTCCGGACTTATATCAACACTCAGTCATCTTCTTCCCTAACCGACACACTCAGTCACACTCAGTCAAAACGGACTATCATCGTCAAATTTGGGACGGGTTCGAGTAGATTCATGTGTATGAGGGATCGAGGACTATCATCGCCAAAGTTGGGACAAATTCGAGTAGTTTCTCGTGTATGCGGGACCATCACGCGATTTCTCACATTTAAATCATAGTCATACTATTAATATGATATAGGGGTTATGAAGCCGTGCAATGCAAGTATAATTTAGTTAATCTGATAAACTTCTATGAATAAACTTGACTTTGACTATAATAGGGACAGAAGAATACACGTTTAAACTCATCTCAGTTCAGCATTGATTATTGTTACTCATTAACGGCAATAACCAACTACCCAGATAGAGACATATTAGCATTGATTATTGCCAATCACAAgttgaatttttctattttgtttattGATCATTTGCTTATAGGCCTGTTTAAGTTTGATTGATTCTGCACAATAGGCCAATTTTATGAGCATTTAAACATGTAGTAGACATTTCCCTCTTTGAACAAGTCTTCCAACTTGCCTAAACTAGTTTGAAAAAAAACCAAGCGCTTGAGCTCGAGTAGCAAACGAGTCTCTGCAAAGGACGATATTCGGGAAATACCAAGTTCGATTCCTGGCAGAAACAACGCTAAGCCAGTGCACGTGCCTCCGTAGCACGAGCCGAAAAAGATGCGGAAATTTGCAAACAATAAAGGAACAGACATCCATAACAAAAAACTTGGCAAAGGAAcgagaataaattaataaaccaGAGACTTTGTTcatcaatttaaaacaatttggAGTATCTTACAAGCGGTGATTCATTCAACGTAGACGAAAGAGTTGCATTCTTTTATACAATGGAAACAACCATGGACGAACAACAACACAAATACAAGATGCAAAATAATTAGTTCAAAGGAGATAACATGCATACggatcaaaagaaatcaatatctAAATAGTTACCAGAAGGCTTCACACCAGGCGCCGCCTTCTTCTCAGCTATAAGTGCTTCTTTCATGGCCTGTCTCGGCACTTCTGGAGGAGTTGCGCAACGGATCAGCGCCCAgttaatattttgaaagaatggATGTTGTTTTATCTCTGTAGCTCCACGTCTATACGCAAGACGATGCTGAGGCTCTTTCACAAGTAGACCCCTAATCAAGTCCCTAGCAGCAAAGCTAACACTAGGGGATTCAGGAAATCTTAAGGGCTGCCCAACTACGTTAAATAAAGTCGCTCGATTTGCTGAACCTTTGAATGGTGTTCTACCGAACAAAAGCTCGTATAAGAATATACCAAATGTCCACCAGTCTACAGCACTGCCGTGACCTTCGCCTTTGATGATTTCGGGCGCCAAGTACTCGTGTGTGCCAACGAAGGACATTGATCGGGCATTTGTGGGCTCGGCCATAAGCTCGGGGAGTGGTGTCACCTGATTGTGCACGTCATTCTTAGGTTtcaacttcttttctttctttttggatTTGCCTGATAGAAAACGCGGCGTGAAGCATGACGGTTTGATGCAATCTGGCTGAATTACACAGGTTGGTTCAATGCAAGCAGGCTGTATACAGTATCCAGAGCTTTTAGTCTCCAAGCTGGTGTTTGATGACTTTACCAGAGTTGGACTGACGGCACATCTTAGAGAGAGATCCAAGATAGGTGGGATGGGATGGAAAATGATATCAAGACCGTGAGAGTGGAGCAGTTGCGCAAAGGCTCGGTCTTAGATAATATGCAAATGATGATGCAGCAGATGATGCTGAATTTTCCACCACCACCTCCTCCTCAGTGATAACCTCTGTGAGTTCCCTTCCTTCATTTTAGCTaaaacattggggacaatgtttAGTTGAAGTTTAAGGGGGGCTTTAActatttttgttaatttatttactttatgctatttgtttctattttttcctTCAATAAAagactatttttttatttttttccgaGCTAAAaccgaaaattttattttttccaaaaagaGTTCCAATATTGAGAGCACTAAGAAAGTATATAGAGTTATATAACAAAGAGTTGAGGTCAAGTAAACCAAAAATTTGACAAAAGGGCCTTTATTTGAACACCCTAAGTTTTCTTGAAAAGAGACACGAGTCTAACGCATAGATTTGTACCATAGTACTTAGACCTTGAAAAATAGATTAGTTTTATTTGACGGTCTGGCATAAATTAGATTTACATGCATGTGTGGTTGATtgagaaacaaaaagaaaaagagaaattaacACCGAACAGATGAAAAGGTGGTAAAAGGCAACCAGCCCTCTAAGTCGAGTAACCCTCACCTGGTTATTCAGCCCGACGGTGGTTGATCCCCAAACATCGTCCTAAACAAAGGACAATATACAAACCTATAAAggttttgaaaatttcatcggtggATAGAAAATGTTGCATAAATAAAAAATTCCCAATCGACCTTGTGCATGTGATGATTACCATAACTTCCATTGCCTTAAtttgattgtccgaatgaaaagGGAGGAAAATCATAGACAAGACTTTAGTACAAAGCATAGTTAGAAAGGTGTTCGAGTAGGAAAGCTTAGGTACATAGTCTTATTAAGGTTTGTCTTCTTGTGAGGACTCTTAGAGTCGAATGGCACCGGAAGAATTGACTCGTGGCCCTTTTGAACAAAACCTCACGTACAAGTAGCGGTGTGTCTTATTTTTTCGTGAATTCTTTCTTTCGATATTTTTTCTCattccaaaaatatattttgcgAGCTTTGTTGCTTAAGGACAAGCAACGATTTAAGTTTGTGGGAATTTGATAAATGATCTTTGTGTCGTTTTCATTCGTTACTTGCATTGTTTTTACATCGCTTTTTTGTCGCATTTCCCTTCATTTCTATGTTTTATGCATTGGTTTGTTGCTTTTTTCTATTTCAGGTTCAAATAAGTTTTCCGGACGATAAAAGGCAAGAGTTGAAAGAAATACTAAGAAACGCGCGAAGTCAAAATTTCTCCAGTAGTAAACCAGAGTCTTGTTACGGGTGCCCGTAATGTGCATTACGGCCCGTAACAGGCCCCAGAATTGGTCCCCCCCCTTTGATTTCTGCGCCCATACAAAATCCAGAGCTCTGTTACGGGTGTCCATAACGTGTGTTATGTCCCGTAACAGAGGCGcgttgaaagatttgatttctttcctttttcatcAGGAGGCATCTATTTTAGGACTTTGAGGTATTTAGGGATTGTCCTTGATGGCCTTTGAAGTCTAGGATTTTGATGTTTtgtaatttttctatttatttagttttgagaaagaaaaaaaagaacagTGCCAAGTTTTATCGTAGAATTCTTGAAGCTTTTTTAATACTCCTGTAAAAGTCTCCCTTGGAGCAagtgaccctcttcacc
The Vicia villosa cultivar HV-30 ecotype Madison, WI linkage group LG6, Vvil1.0, whole genome shotgun sequence genome window above contains:
- the LOC131613490 gene encoding protein kinase PVPK-1-like encodes the protein MEVMDDVWGSTTVGLNNQVRVTRLRGLVAFYHLFICSVLISLFLFVSQSTTHAYRAFAQLLHSHGLDIIFHPIPPILDLSLRCAVSPTLVKSSNTSLETKSSGYCIQPACIEPTCVIQPDCIKPSCFTPRFLSGKSKKKEKKLKPKNDVHNQVTPLPELMAEPTNARSMSFVGTHEYLAPEIIKGEGHGSAVDWWTFGIFLYELLFGRTPFKGSANRATLFNVVGQPLRFPESPSVSFAARDLIRGLLVKEPQHRLAYRRGATEIKQHPFFQNINWALIRCATPPEVPRQAMKEALIAEKKAAPGVKPSGNYLDIDFF